From one Sulfurimonas sp. HSL-3221 genomic stretch:
- a CDS encoding 2Fe-2S iron-sulfur cluster-binding protein has product MSEMINFTIDGRKVRAKKGETILKVARREGIYIPTMCYLEKTNPAASCRLCVVEAEGVDGMVLSCQTPPTEGLAVITNNNVLHEERTNIMRLYDVNHPLECGVCDKSGACDLQNKTLEFNVGSQNFTAKEQSRKIEHWGLVNYDPNLCIMCEKCTHVCNEVIGDDAIELKFGGYKSTIIPKNSEQLDCTFCGECIAVCPVGALVSADFQYKANAWELERIPSTCAHCSAGCALEYEVKTSGAAKPGEERIFRVTNNFEFASLCGAGRFGFDFDVKGEKEGKAFVAALEAIKGAEAIRFSSIITNEEALILQRIKEKTGLKLYNEDARRYGAFVDAFGSTADGKAELATMADLKASDGIIVLGSRIGTDNPALRYAMTTAARHRGAKIVYMHPLEDALMQNIVTQFIKYEVGTEEGVMALLAQALLADAETNKTTEAFLAALDDGYLSAESNVGEEELALIGKQFKRAKAKTLVLGSDLFAHPRAENIAKLAGLLARFGGYRVVVAAAEVNSVGASLVCELDADSGSNGGVVGYNAAGDFVIGADSDADLTVAAMNQQEGTVVNLDRQLLPMNVAVGFDGYVLNDLANALGVGKRYTIDFTPELPAEKGFKRVAFDALENFYSPLGEDTRGYRLEKVKKPAAQQCDEVEDLPEFNGTVVYACNPVLQFNQFTARTAQLEKTSELRGSEQFAVAARLKDGDLVVIGSGDAARERRFVIDSSLKGTIALEPTFDRGLSVDPGAYRFEKVNIMKASNDE; this is encoded by the coding sequence ATGAGTGAAATGATCAACTTTACCATTGACGGCCGCAAAGTCCGTGCGAAAAAGGGCGAGACGATCCTCAAAGTCGCCCGCCGCGAGGGGATCTATATCCCGACGATGTGTTACCTGGAAAAAACGAACCCGGCGGCGTCGTGCCGACTGTGCGTCGTGGAAGCCGAGGGCGTCGACGGGATGGTCCTGAGCTGCCAGACACCTCCGACAGAGGGGCTGGCCGTCATTACTAACAACAATGTCCTGCACGAAGAGCGTACGAACATCATGCGCCTCTACGACGTCAACCACCCGCTGGAGTGCGGGGTCTGCGATAAATCGGGTGCGTGCGACCTGCAGAACAAGACGCTGGAGTTCAACGTCGGCTCCCAGAACTTTACGGCGAAGGAGCAGTCGCGCAAGATCGAGCACTGGGGATTGGTCAACTACGATCCGAACCTCTGTATCATGTGCGAGAAGTGTACGCACGTCTGTAACGAAGTGATCGGCGACGATGCCATCGAACTCAAGTTCGGCGGCTACAAATCGACGATCATCCCGAAAAACAGCGAGCAGCTCGACTGTACCTTCTGCGGCGAGTGTATCGCCGTCTGTCCGGTCGGCGCGCTGGTGAGTGCGGATTTCCAGTACAAGGCCAACGCCTGGGAACTGGAACGTATCCCCTCTACCTGTGCCCACTGTTCCGCAGGCTGCGCCCTGGAATACGAAGTGAAGACCTCCGGCGCCGCCAAGCCGGGCGAAGAACGGATCTTCCGCGTTACGAACAACTTCGAATTCGCCTCCCTGTGCGGGGCGGGCCGTTTTGGCTTCGACTTCGATGTCAAAGGCGAAAAAGAGGGCAAGGCGTTCGTGGCGGCCCTTGAGGCCATCAAAGGCGCCGAAGCGATCCGCTTCTCCTCGATCATCACCAACGAAGAGGCGCTGATCCTTCAGCGGATCAAGGAGAAGACGGGCCTCAAGCTCTATAACGAGGATGCGCGCCGCTACGGCGCCTTTGTCGACGCCTTCGGTTCGACGGCGGATGGCAAAGCGGAACTCGCTACAATGGCTGACCTCAAAGCCAGCGACGGCATTATCGTGCTGGGCAGCCGCATCGGGACCGACAACCCGGCGCTGCGCTACGCGATGACGACGGCGGCCCGCCACCGCGGGGCGAAAATCGTCTACATGCATCCGCTCGAGGATGCATTGATGCAGAACATCGTGACGCAGTTCATCAAGTACGAAGTCGGAACTGAAGAGGGTGTCATGGCGCTGCTGGCGCAGGCGCTGCTCGCGGATGCCGAAACGAACAAGACGACCGAGGCCTTCCTCGCGGCGCTCGATGACGGCTACCTCAGCGCCGAGAGCAACGTCGGCGAAGAGGAGCTGGCCCTGATCGGCAAGCAGTTCAAGCGTGCCAAGGCGAAAACCCTTGTCCTGGGCAGCGACCTCTTCGCCCATCCGCGTGCGGAAAACATCGCGAAACTGGCCGGACTGCTGGCGCGTTTCGGCGGCTACAGAGTCGTCGTCGCGGCGGCGGAGGTCAACAGCGTCGGGGCCTCGCTGGTGTGTGAGCTTGATGCGGACAGCGGCAGCAACGGCGGTGTGGTCGGTTACAACGCGGCCGGCGACTTTGTGATCGGGGCGGATAGCGATGCGGATCTGACGGTGGCGGCGATGAATCAGCAGGAGGGAACGGTGGTCAACCTCGACCGTCAGCTCCTGCCGATGAACGTCGCGGTCGGATTCGACGGCTACGTGCTCAACGACCTGGCCAATGCCCTGGGTGTCGGCAAACGCTACACCATCGATTTCACGCCGGAACTCCCGGCGGAAAAAGGGTTCAAGCGGGTTGCCTTCGATGCCCTGGAGAACTTCTACTCTCCACTGGGCGAGGACACGCGCGGGTACCGTTTGGAGAAGGTCAAGAAACCGGCGGCGCAGCAGTGCGACGAGGTCGAGGACCTTCCGGAGTTCAACGGGACAGTCGTTTACGCCTGCAACCCGGTCCTGCAGTTCAACCAGTTTACGGCGCGTACGGCGCAGCTGGAGAAAACGTCGGAGCTGCGCGGCAGCGAACAGTTTGCGGTTGCGGCACGTCTTAAAGACGGCGACCTTGTCGTGATCGGCAGCGGTGACGCGGCCCGCGAACGCCGTTTTGTCATCGATTCCAGCCTGAAGGGGACGATTGCCCTTGAACCGACCTTCGATCGCGGTCTCTCCGTGGACCCGGGGGCCTACAGGTTTGAGAAAGTCAATATTATGAAAGCGAGCAATGATGAGTAA
- a CDS encoding FAD-dependent oxidoreductase, producing the protein MSKVYFSTWKSEQINNIGKSEAAWEESAYKLPMQYNEHSDAKAFIGWDGVALYDPEVDVVRLATEYAAQYQVYSEACGRCAPGRWGGRILYDLLDKIARGEGALSDMDHLKEVARNMQLTSKCEIGKTVPNPLLDLMTHFEADFLACIDGQKPSKHYNEEVGYIAKITAPCTDACPAHVDIPAYIEGVRDLRFDDSLMATRQTMPLAHTCGRVCPHPCEDECRRTNLDEPIAIMELKRLGADYETDHGFGFFHPSEQKPSTGKRVAVIGAGPAGLTTAYYLALEGVHCDVYEELPVLGGEVTVGVPEYRMPWDKYEKDIEAVKDLGVNFITNSRVSAEMMRGFEEEYDAVMVATGTRISKKVRCDNERPEITGYWGAIDFLDRVNLYVKFGITLTEEQKKEYAIDSDYVDLTGKTVVCVGGGFTSMDVVRCSIRAGAKRVVMLYRRDEKTIIRNTTYEEYHEAVEEGVEFIFHSAVNAIVDENDVLKSLVVDKFELVPDPDGGRPQLVKIEGASFDMECDYLIPAVSQSADLDLLPEEWEIEMTSWATIKTNGKDYMTSRKGIFASGDCEYGPMTIVNAVGQAKRAASVIARYVQNGEITLTDEEVMEDQLRKMRVYDKNEKVTGWLPGLPRQHSEVVDVDIRKVNNMEVNFGFTQEQAISEAERCMRCYYIAMVAN; encoded by the coding sequence TTGAGTAAAGTCTATTTCTCCACGTGGAAATCGGAGCAGATCAATAATATCGGCAAATCCGAAGCGGCGTGGGAAGAGAGTGCGTACAAGCTGCCGATGCAGTACAACGAGCACAGCGATGCCAAGGCCTTTATCGGCTGGGACGGCGTGGCGCTGTACGATCCCGAAGTGGATGTTGTACGCCTGGCGACCGAGTACGCCGCGCAGTACCAGGTCTACTCCGAGGCGTGCGGGCGCTGTGCCCCCGGACGCTGGGGCGGACGGATCCTGTACGACCTGCTGGACAAAATTGCCCGGGGCGAAGGTGCGCTTAGTGACATGGATCACCTCAAAGAGGTTGCGCGCAATATGCAGCTCACTTCCAAATGCGAGATCGGCAAAACCGTGCCGAACCCGCTGCTGGACCTGATGACGCATTTCGAAGCGGACTTCCTGGCGTGCATCGACGGGCAGAAGCCTTCCAAGCACTACAATGAGGAAGTCGGCTACATCGCCAAGATCACGGCGCCGTGTACGGACGCCTGTCCGGCGCACGTCGACATCCCGGCCTACATCGAGGGCGTCCGCGACCTCCGCTTCGACGACTCCCTGATGGCCACGCGCCAGACGATGCCGCTGGCGCACACCTGCGGCCGCGTCTGTCCGCACCCGTGCGAAGACGAATGTCGTCGCACGAACCTGGACGAACCGATTGCGATCATGGAGCTCAAGCGCCTCGGCGCCGATTACGAGACGGACCACGGTTTCGGCTTCTTCCACCCTTCAGAGCAGAAGCCATCGACGGGCAAGAGAGTCGCCGTTATCGGTGCGGGCCCGGCGGGTCTCACGACGGCATACTACCTGGCCCTCGAAGGGGTGCACTGCGATGTCTACGAAGAGCTGCCGGTTCTCGGCGGCGAAGTCACCGTCGGCGTCCCGGAGTACCGTATGCCGTGGGACAAGTACGAGAAGGATATCGAGGCTGTCAAGGACCTCGGCGTCAACTTCATCACCAACAGCCGCGTCAGCGCGGAGATGATGCGCGGGTTCGAAGAGGAATACGATGCGGTGATGGTCGCGACGGGCACACGGATCTCCAAGAAGGTGCGCTGTGACAACGAGCGCCCGGAGATCACCGGCTACTGGGGAGCGATCGACTTCCTCGACCGTGTGAACCTCTATGTCAAGTTCGGGATCACCCTCACCGAGGAGCAGAAAAAAGAGTACGCCATCGACAGCGACTACGTCGACCTGACGGGTAAAACCGTCGTCTGTGTCGGGGGCGGCTTTACCTCGATGGACGTCGTCCGCTGCTCCATCCGCGCCGGCGCGAAGCGTGTCGTCATGCTCTACCGCCGCGATGAGAAGACGATCATCCGCAATACGACCTACGAGGAGTACCACGAAGCGGTCGAAGAGGGTGTCGAGTTCATCTTCCACTCCGCGGTCAATGCGATCGTGGATGAAAACGATGTCCTCAAATCCCTTGTCGTCGACAAATTCGAACTGGTCCCCGACCCCGATGGCGGCCGTCCGCAGCTCGTCAAGATCGAAGGCGCCTCTTTCGATATGGAGTGCGACTACCTGATCCCGGCGGTTTCCCAAAGCGCCGACCTCGACCTGCTCCCGGAGGAGTGGGAGATCGAGATGACCTCCTGGGCGACGATCAAGACCAACGGCAAGGACTACATGACCTCGCGCAAAGGGATCTTTGCGTCGGGCGACTGCGAATACGGCCCGATGACGATCGTCAACGCCGTAGGGCAGGCGAAGCGCGCCGCTTCCGTCATCGCCCGCTACGTCCAGAACGGCGAGATCACCCTGACCGACGAAGAGGTGATGGAAGACCAGCTGCGCAAGATGCGGGTCTATGACAAGAACGAAAAGGTCACCGGCTGGCTGCCGGGCCTGCCGCGCCAGCACAGCGAGGTCGTCGACGTCGATATCCGCAAGGTCAACAACATGGAAGTCAACTTCGGCTTCACGCAGGAGCAGGCGATCAGCGAAGCTGAACGCTGTATGCGCTGCTACTATATCGCGATGGTCGCGAACTAA
- the nuoH gene encoding NADH-quinone oxidoreductase subunit NuoH: MDTAFIIETLVKIVVVLLVFSALAGFGTYFERKVLAFMQRRLGPMHVGPYGLLQIAADGIKLFTKEDIVPSGVVGPIFKIAPVITAATAFMAAAAIPFLPEFTLFGYTVHPIIADVNIGILYILGVMAIGLYGPLLGGMASNNKWSLISAARGAAIFISYEVVTGLALLVPLMIIGSLSLLDFNEYQAANGWMAFAHPMGFISFILFWIAAFAETGRTPFHLVANDHEIIDGFGTEYSGMRWGLFFIGEYANMFFISFVMAIVFLGGYGDGTVMGALGLLLKVAFFFFFFLWTRAAWPDVRPDQLMWLCWKVLMPLAVINVVVTGIVMMF; the protein is encoded by the coding sequence ATGGATACAGCATTCATTATCGAGACGCTCGTCAAGATCGTCGTGGTACTGCTGGTCTTCTCGGCACTGGCCGGCTTCGGAACCTATTTCGAACGTAAAGTGCTCGCATTTATGCAACGCCGTCTGGGACCGATGCACGTCGGACCGTACGGTCTGTTGCAGATCGCGGCCGACGGGATCAAGCTCTTTACCAAAGAGGATATCGTTCCGTCGGGCGTCGTCGGACCGATCTTCAAGATCGCGCCGGTCATCACGGCGGCAACGGCATTCATGGCGGCGGCGGCGATCCCGTTCCTGCCGGAATTCACGCTCTTCGGCTACACGGTTCACCCGATCATCGCCGACGTTAACATCGGGATCCTCTATATCCTGGGTGTGATGGCGATCGGTCTTTACGGCCCGCTGCTCGGCGGTATGGCGTCGAACAACAAATGGTCGCTCATTTCCGCGGCGCGCGGCGCGGCGATCTTCATCTCCTACGAGGTGGTCACCGGTCTGGCGCTGCTCGTGCCGCTGATGATCATCGGGTCGCTCTCCTTGCTGGACTTTAACGAGTACCAGGCCGCAAACGGCTGGATGGCCTTCGCGCACCCGATGGGCTTCATCTCCTTTATCCTCTTCTGGATCGCGGCCTTCGCCGAGACGGGACGGACACCGTTCCACCTCGTTGCCAACGACCACGAGATCATCGACGGTTTCGGTACGGAGTATTCGGGGATGCGCTGGGGCCTCTTCTTTATCGGGGAGTATGCGAACATGTTCTTCATCTCCTTCGTCATGGCGATCGTCTTCCTCGGTGGCTACGGCGACGGTACGGTGATGGGCGCGCTGGGGCTGCTGCTCAAAGTGGCGTTCTTCTTCTTCTTTTTCCTCTGGACGCGTGCGGCATGGCCGGATGTCCGTCCGGACCAACTGATGTGGCTCTGCTGGAAAGTGCTGATGCCGCTCGCGGTTATCAATGTCGTCGTCACCGGCATTGTGATGATGTTTTAA
- a CDS encoding NADH-quinone oxidoreductase subunit G, whose protein sequence is MSKITITIDGRPIECEEGEYILNAARANGIFIPAICYLTRCSPTLACRICLVEADGKQVYACNAKTKDGMDITTTTDNIETERRSIMEVYDVNHPLQCGVCDQSGECELQNYTLEMGVDSQSYTIADVERPIKDWGHLHYDPGLCIVCERCVTVCKDMIGDNSLKTVPRGGEGIDAAFKESMPKDAYSMWNKLNKSIIGLTSGEEMLDCTSCGECAAVCPVGALVDTDFVYTTNAWEQQKIPATCSHCSAGCQLNYEVKHTSVASNEEKIYRTSNEWNYVSLCGAGRYGYDFENRGVEKDEAAFGAALAAFEKADTIRFTSTISNEEALILQKLKERKGYRLINEEARTFKAFLDDYADVSGQQLYGGDLKLAHDANFVVSVGTALKSDNPNARYAFNNAIKMNKGAGLYFHPLADPVIEGIGKGVFPVYHKPLREEAALYLILDLFGDKETMPADVTEYLASFHTLKTITVEETIKEKVVEKVMVKKVNEETGEEEEVEEEKTTMVPKKVSKEVEVDENRLLDLLDIDTKAWEDFLDKNLKKKDAFALIAGPDLYTHPNAKNLARLLALVEKFTDFSLTMIPPLSNTLGVALICDLDAEAGDYSIGYNTAGDFVLSALGGGDLDMPAMNQQEGTLTGIEKRVNPTNAALPYGGYVLNDIANALGLNARYTIDYTAQLPATAGFEAREFDSLPNRFDNDGTEVRGYALNNVAVAAGDASALKIDEALALEGENVIYAANPVRQFTAFTMKPHQLNEESGIYLSPAQLEATGLAAGDTVRVTTASGELNLNVVEDNKIDGSVMCVTTFDPNIKTEELFSAYRFATASIHKEG, encoded by the coding sequence ATGAGTAAAATCACTATCACCATCGACGGGCGGCCGATTGAGTGCGAAGAGGGCGAATATATCCTCAATGCCGCCCGGGCCAACGGTATTTTCATCCCTGCCATCTGTTACCTGACGCGCTGCAGCCCGACCCTGGCATGCCGGATCTGTCTGGTAGAGGCCGATGGCAAGCAGGTCTACGCCTGTAACGCCAAGACCAAAGACGGAATGGACATTACGACGACGACCGACAACATCGAAACGGAACGCCGTTCTATCATGGAGGTCTACGACGTCAACCACCCGCTGCAGTGCGGGGTCTGCGACCAGTCCGGCGAGTGCGAGCTGCAGAACTACACCCTGGAAATGGGCGTCGATTCGCAAAGCTACACCATCGCCGACGTCGAACGTCCCATCAAAGACTGGGGCCACCTCCACTACGATCCGGGCCTCTGTATCGTCTGCGAGCGCTGTGTCACCGTCTGTAAGGATATGATCGGCGACAACAGCCTCAAGACCGTCCCGCGCGGCGGCGAGGGGATCGATGCGGCGTTCAAAGAGAGCATGCCGAAAGATGCCTACTCTATGTGGAACAAGCTCAACAAATCGATCATCGGCCTCACCTCCGGCGAAGAGATGCTTGACTGTACCTCCTGTGGCGAGTGTGCGGCGGTCTGTCCGGTCGGCGCCCTCGTCGATACGGACTTCGTCTATACAACCAACGCATGGGAGCAGCAGAAGATCCCGGCGACCTGTTCGCACTGTTCGGCAGGCTGCCAGCTCAATTACGAAGTGAAGCACACTTCCGTCGCGAGCAATGAGGAGAAGATCTACCGTACGAGCAACGAGTGGAACTATGTCTCCCTCTGCGGCGCCGGACGCTACGGCTACGACTTCGAAAACCGCGGTGTCGAAAAAGACGAAGCGGCCTTCGGCGCGGCGCTTGCGGCCTTCGAGAAAGCGGACACGATCCGCTTCACCAGCACGATCAGCAACGAAGAGGCGCTCATCCTGCAGAAGCTCAAGGAGCGTAAAGGGTACCGTCTGATAAATGAAGAGGCGCGCACCTTCAAAGCCTTCCTCGATGACTACGCCGACGTCAGCGGTCAGCAGCTCTACGGCGGCGACCTGAAGCTGGCGCACGACGCGAACTTCGTCGTCTCCGTCGGTACGGCCCTCAAATCGGACAACCCGAACGCCCGCTACGCTTTCAACAACGCCATCAAGATGAACAAGGGTGCAGGTCTCTACTTCCACCCGCTCGCCGACCCGGTCATCGAAGGGATCGGCAAGGGGGTCTTCCCTGTCTACCACAAACCGCTGCGCGAAGAGGCGGCGCTCTACCTGATCCTCGATCTCTTCGGGGACAAAGAGACAATGCCTGCCGACGTTACGGAGTACCTCGCTTCTTTCCATACGCTCAAAACGATCACGGTCGAAGAGACGATCAAAGAGAAGGTCGTTGAGAAAGTGATGGTCAAGAAAGTCAACGAGGAGACGGGCGAAGAGGAAGAGGTCGAAGAAGAGAAGACGACCATGGTGCCGAAGAAAGTTTCCAAAGAGGTCGAAGTCGACGAGAACCGCCTGCTCGACCTGCTCGATATCGACACGAAAGCGTGGGAAGACTTCCTGGATAAAAACCTGAAGAAAAAAGACGCCTTCGCGCTCATCGCGGGTCCGGACCTCTATACGCACCCGAACGCGAAGAACCTGGCGCGCCTGCTGGCCCTCGTCGAGAAGTTTACGGACTTCAGCCTCACGATGATCCCACCGCTCTCCAATACGCTGGGCGTCGCACTCATCTGCGACCTGGACGCGGAAGCGGGCGATTACAGCATCGGTTACAACACGGCGGGCGACTTCGTCCTCAGCGCGTTGGGAGGAGGCGACCTCGACATGCCGGCGATGAACCAGCAGGAGGGAACGCTGACCGGAATCGAGAAGCGCGTCAACCCGACCAATGCGGCGCTGCCGTACGGCGGGTACGTGCTTAACGACATCGCCAACGCCCTCGGCCTCAATGCGCGCTATACGATCGACTACACGGCGCAGCTACCGGCCACTGCCGGATTCGAAGCGCGCGAGTTCGACAGCCTGCCGAACCGTTTCGACAACGACGGCACGGAAGTCCGCGGCTACGCGCTGAACAACGTCGCCGTTGCCGCCGGCGATGCCTCTGCCCTGAAGATCGACGAGGCGCTCGCCCTTGAGGGCGAAAACGTCATCTACGCGGCCAACCCGGTACGCCAGTTCACGGCGTTTACGATGAAGCCGCACCAGCTGAACGAAGAGAGCGGTATCTACCTCTCGCCGGCGCAGCTTGAAGCGACGGGACTGGCGGCAGGCGACACCGTCCGCGTCACAACGGCATCGGGCGAACTGAACCTGAACGTCGTCGAGGACAACAAGATCGACGGCAGTGTCATGTGCGTCACGACCTTCGATCCAAACATCAAAACAGAGGAGCTGTTCAGCGCATACCGCTTTGCGACAGCATCCATTCATAAGGAGGGGTAA
- a CDS encoding NADH-ubiquinone oxidoreductase subunit E family protein — protein sequence MLRYDLRHLHNEFDGRMMEIMQTAPAGEVIIFLFEVGDFSPVQRSADLMKEQGYELLNSLKFNEVDWTLVVRK from the coding sequence ATGTTACGTTACGACCTTAGACATCTGCATAATGAGTTTGATGGCCGCATGATGGAGATCATGCAAACGGCTCCTGCGGGCGAAGTGATCATCTTCCTGTTCGAAGTGGGTGACTTCTCGCCGGTACAGCGCAGTGCCGACCTGATGAAAGAGCAGGGCTACGAACTGCTCAATTCGTTGAAGTTCAACGAAGTCGACTGGACCCTGGTTGTCCGTAAATAA